A stretch of the Lolium perenne isolate Kyuss_39 chromosome 3, Kyuss_2.0, whole genome shotgun sequence genome encodes the following:
- the LOC127344866 gene encoding histone-lysine N-methyltransferase, H3 lysine-9 specific SUVH1, protein MSRPSSFVPTPDQDVLDIKPLRTLSPMFPAPLGVNTFNQPSSPGTPPMVFVTTAGQFPGLRSFSAFGAQDAAGGRPASSNAQATGFGGQSGNGGHAAGFGGQPAGSGGQATGFCGQSAGNGGHATGFGGQSAVYGGKTAANGTSNAGASADVPIDATPISVCKPTPPPTNAGASAGTPIYATPLAAYKPKTPNVIQLDDDDDDNDDDDYAVNQTSASGRAIKRPYRLSGYRTSGGLGSDSNSGVKIKRHKSSNRMAGTDHEFTLEPHSSSDPREVVEEVLMTFEALRRRHLQLDEAQETGKRADLKASAIMNAKNLRANAGRRIGGVPGVEIGDIFYFRMELSIIGLHAPSMAGIDYMTATFGDRDDDSVAICIVAAGVYENDDDATDTLVYSGSGGNNRNNEDMHDQKLERGNLALERSLSRKNVIRVVRGYKDPGCLAGKIYMYDGLYKIHESWKERTRAGINCFKYKLVREPGQPEGFAIWKMSRKWVANPDTRGNVLHPDLSSGAEYLPVCLVNDVNSEKGPGLFTYISEVKYLKPLSSLKPLQGCRCVSACLPTDSTCGCSQCNGGNLPYSSTGLLVCRKPMIYECGESCLCSVNCRNRVTQKGAKIHFEVFRTENRGWGLRSWDPIRAGSFICEYVGEVIDDEKFSLDDSKDDYLFQTVCPGRKTLKWNYGPELIGEQSANVSPDTFEPLPIKISAKKMGNISRFMNHSCAPNAFWQPVQFDHGDDGHPHIMFFALKHIPPMTELTYDYGEIGADSSGIGSPRAKSCLCGSSNCRGYFC, encoded by the coding sequence ATGAGCCGGCCATCGAGTTTCGTGCCGACGCCTGACCAGGATGTGCTGGACATCAAGCCCCTGAGGACCCTGTCTCCGATGTTCCCGGCGCCGCTGGGGGTCAACACCTTCAACCAGCCGTCCAGCCCCGGCACCCCGCCCATGGTGTTTGTCACTACAGCTGGGCAGTTTCCTGGGCTCAGGTCATTCTCTGCTTTCGGTGCACAAGATGCTGCTGGAGGGCGGCCTGCTTCGTCCAATGCCCAGGCTACAGGTTTTGGTGGCCAGTCTGGTAATGGAGGCCATGCTGCCGGTTTTGGTGGCCAGCCTGCTGGGAGTGGAGGCCAGGCTACAGGTTTTTGTGGCCAGTCTGCTGGGAATGGTGGCCATGCTACAGGTTTTGGTGGCCAGTCTGCTGTTTATGGAGGCAAGACTGCTGCCAATGGGACTTCAAATGCAGGCGCCAGTGCTGACGTGCCAATTGATGCCACCCCTATCTCAGTTTGCAAGCCGACGCCGCCACCTACGAATGCAGGCGCCAGTGCTGGCACACCAATTTACGCCACCCCTCTCGCAGCTTACAAGCCTAAGACGCCAAATGTCATACAActggatgatgacgatgacgacaaCGATGATGATGATTACGCTGTCAACCAGACATCAGCATCTGGGCGAGCAATCAAGAGGCCATACCGCCTAAGTGGATATAGGACGAGTGGTGGTTTGGGCAGTGACAGCAATAGTGGAGTGAAGATCAAGCGGCATAAGTCCTCTAACAGGATGGCTGGTACTGACCATGAGTTTACCTTGGAGCCCCATTCGTCCAGCGATCCCAGGGAGGTTGTGGAGGAGGTTCTCATGACCTTCGAGGCACTGCGGCGTAGGCATCTTCAGTTGGATGAGGCGCAAGAGACTGGCAAACGTGCAGACCTTAAGGCTTCTGCCATCATGAATGCCAAGAATCTTAGGGCTAACGCTGGGAGGAGGATCGGAGGTGTCCCTGGAGTTGAGATAGGGGACATTTTCTACTTCAGGATGGAGCTAAGCATTATTGGGCTGCATGCTCCTAGCATGGCTGGGATTGATTATATGACTGCCACGTTTGGTGATAGGGATGATGATTCTGTGGCAATATGTATTGTCGCTGCAGGTGTTtatgagaatgatgatgatgccACAGACACGCTAGTCTACAGCGGTTCGGGAGGTAATAACAGGAACAATGAGGATATGCATGACCAGAAGCTTGAGAGAGGTAACCTTGCTCTTGAGAGGAGCCTGTCGAGAAAGAACGTGATCCGGGTTGTACGGGGATATAAAGATCCAGGTTGCTTGGCTGGGAAGATTTATATGTATGATGGCCTCTATAAGATTCATGAGTCCTGGAAGGAGAGAACAAGAGCTGGTATCAATTGCTTCAAGTACAAGCTGGTGCGGGAACCGGGACAGCCTGAGGGATTTGCAATCTGGAAGATGTCACGAAAATGGGTAGCGAATCCAGACACTAGAGGCAATGTTCTACACCCTGATCTATCATCTGGTGCTGAGTATCTCCCGGTGTGTCTTGTCAATGATGTTAACAGTGAGAAAGGACCGGGCCTTTTCACCTATATTTCTGAGGTCAAATACCTGAAGCCACTAAGTTCTCTGAAACCATTACAGGGTTGTAGATGCGTTAGTGCTTGTCTGCCTACTGATTCCACTTGTGGCTGTTCGCAGTGTAATGGAGGTAACTTACCATATAGTTCAACGGGGTTGCTTGTATGCCGCAAACCTATGATATATGAATGTGGTGAATCTTGCCTGTGTTCAGTTAACTGCCGTAACAGGGTGACCCAGAAGGGGGCTAAGATTCACTTTGAGGTCTTCAGGACAGAGAATCGAGGCTGGGGTCTTCGTTCATGGGATCCTATACGGGCTGGCTCATTCATTTGCGAGTATGTTGGTGAGGTTATTGATGATGAGAAATTCAGTCTGGATGACAGCAAAGATGATTACCTTTTTCAGACTGTGTGCCCTGGTCGGAAGACATTGAAATGGAATTATGGGCCTGAATTGATAGGGGAGCAAAGCGCAAATGTTTCACCTGATACTTTCGAGCCACTGCCAATTAAGATAAGTGCAAAGAAGATGGGGAACATCTCACGTTTCATGAACCATAGCTGTGCCCCTAACGCCTTCTGGCAGCCAGTTCAATTTGACCATGGAGATGATGGTCACCCACACATCATGTTCTTTGCGCTCAAGCATATCCCTCCCATGACAGAGCTGACCTATGACTACGGTGAGATTGGAGCTGATTCTAGTGGTATAGGTTCTCCTAGAGCCAAGAGCTGCCTCTGTGGATCCTCAAATTGCCGGGGCTACTTTTGCTGA